The following is a genomic window from Phaseolus vulgaris cultivar G19833 chromosome 6, P. vulgaris v2.0, whole genome shotgun sequence.
GCCAAGAATAGTACTGCAAAAATAAGAAACCATCTCTTTACTTTAAAGAAACAACTTTTACTGCACTAAGAATCATCATGCATTTTGAAATATACATGACAAAATAATATTCTATTAAAATCAACCAATCAAGACAGTATAAGATACCAATGTAGATGATCATTGTAAATAAGAATAACAACATACTTGCTCCCTTGCGAAGTCCATTATTAGATTTCTCGAAAGCTGCCTTGGTCACCATTCTCAGAACAGAAATCAGAGCCCCTGATGCTGCCAAACCAGCAAGGTAGGACTGCATAACAGTATGtattatttaagtaaaaaaagataaaagaacaCCTCAATCTACGAGTTTGTAAACCCCGCCTCCAATACATAGGAACTGTAACTAAAAAGGTTATCACTGAAggatattgaataaattatatgAAAGACAAACCTGGATAAACTCAGGGCACATAAAACATAGCTCTCCTACCATGCCACCTTCGACCTGAGCATCTGCTATTCCAAAACAAGCAGCAAGCACACATATACCAATATAAGGTCCAATTCCTCCTTTCCCTGATGTTGCTAGATCAACCTGTCACAATAGTTGAAGCTTGATGACCAAGGAAAATAAGTCACTGACTCACTACGGAAATTACACATATCAGAGACGCTGCAAATTATAGAAATGGAAATGGTGTACTTACAACAAGAACAAAGAAAATGCTAATAAAGAAAAGAGTGAATCCAGCCAAATTCCGCTTTCTAGTGTTGATCTTCGACTCATAGTATGCCAGTATTATCATTGTTCCAATTGCAAATGGTTGATAGACCAAGGTAAGTACCCTTGCAGGATGATATTTCTTCAGAGTCCAACAAAAGATTCTTTAGAATGAATTATACAACCCATATTTCAAGAAGTATCGGTCAATCACAGTTAGAAAATTTCCATTTCCCATCTTTTATAGGAGAAACATCTATTGTTGGGGAAAAAAGATATTGTAGAGTTATTTCAAGTCCTATCAGAAACTGAAAGCACCATGAATTACTTACGGGAAACAGTGTGTAATAGTAATCTCCTATAGTCAACATGCTGTTCCAGGAAACAAGGGACCCGATTCCAAGAATGAAACAAATTGTCATTGCTTCATATTTTCCCTGGTTGCAATGAAAACAAACCGACTAGATAACAAATTCCATATAGAGAAGTATTACCATTAAACATGTTAGCAGTAAGTTCTTGAGTGAAAATTGCAATTACCTCGGGTTTTTTTGTTGCTCCACAGTAATCTCTGGCATCCATGATCACTCCTCTTAAAGTAAACCTTGaggataattaatatttatcaaCAATAACTGCTAGTCCATAGATATCTGAGTCCTTGGATAAGAAAGTACGTTTTGATTAATGGGTGAATAAATTAGAAAGAGAACAAATATAGATGAACAACACTATTGGCGCAGTTTAAATCTTCAAGCACAAAGAACTTAAATTTATATGGTTCACCCTGTTAATTTCTCTGCACCTGCTACTGTGTTCTTTTTTAAGGTATTGAATAACTGGTGCCTACTGTGGGAATTGACGGATTCACAACAAAAATACAAGAACAACCGATATGGAAGTACAAGAATAAATGACACAAGCTTGATGGTTTATGGTGTTAAAGCTCGCTGAGGCAACAACCAaatttactaagagaaaaataGCATCGGTATTATCTGAAGAATATCTTGTTGTACGTTTTATGTATAAATAAttaacaacaccttcttcactGAATGGTTAGATCCATTTCTTATCAGTGGCTTGCTATTAAAAATGAATAGAGTGAACTACGATTTAAGAGTCAAGAAGACGAATAATTAAGAAGAAATGAATAACATTAACTTGGGTGATTCACCaatcatttaaatataaaaactcataaattttaattttcaaattctgAAAAAAATTCAGATTCTATAttctaaaaactaaaaacaagtGTAATAAATAATATCAAGGAATAAGCCTAAAGAATgcttattttttaagtaaaaggATGCTGCAGGAAAGGCACAGATTTGCCTAAAGAATAAACCCTTTTACTGAACGACCTCATAACGAACCAAGTCCGGCCCAAATCTTCTTTCTTCAGCAATCACTGCATGTTTCTTATAAACATGTCATTAATCCTACATTTGTGTTCTACTGTCTCCTTTTTATtacaagaaaacaaaacatatatttatatgcattttttaattattttatttaattatactttttaaaataccTAATCTTAATCTATGTTTAACTTTTGGTTAGATAAGTAATGTGTACTTTTTATCTTACTAGAATAACatcttaaaaatattactaaaagaTTAATAAAACTTAATATATACAGTTAACTATTCTTTTTAATATTCTGaagttaatttctttttataaagGACAACGGAAAAAGTATTAAACCTACCCAAACACTATGAAGTCCacaaaaacaaaagagtaatCAAGTATGTTCTTTTAATTACTATTCTACTTCACAGGTTTTTCCCATAATGTTATGGCATATAATGCGTTAAGATCTCATGGATTCCGAAAATTGTAAATTAGTTGGTCGATTTCTAGGATTCTCTCCAAGAATTTTGATTAGATCTCTAAAAATATGTTCAAGGGATGCGAATGGTTGATCTCCTCAAAATTAATGACTAAAAATAATCATTTGGGCGATAGAGGACTCAAAAATTTGATCTCCTCAACACTAATGACTAAATATCATCATTCGGGCGATAGGAAATTTAAAAagtcaatatttttataatcaatgACTAAATATCTTTCTTTAATTGATACAAGACTTGAGAGACTGGTCTCCTAAAAACAGATGACTAAGTATCAAAAATAAACTCAAGATGTcaatcttttcaaaattaatgaCTAAAAATCATCCTTTAAACGATACCCTTCATTACTGACTACTTATATATATATCGATTTAGTACGAAACatttaacaattaattttatgagtattaaaatgaactatattattttgttttaatgtaATCAACTGAAATCgattatacaaataaaaaaatatatacgaGGGTATTATTAAAAAGTGCAAATTAATATCTCAAGTAAACACATTAAGATATAATGATtgttgtttatattattatattataatgttGTTACcatacattttgaaaaatagaattattaactaaaattttgaaaatgtaaccaaattaaaacatttaaaaaataaaatgagaaatcattatattaatagaaaaaaaaaccaatatataaattttaaatattctttatctcatacaaataatattattttaactaaataatattttacttttaatgtgtttattttttatatcaattttcaataaaaaatatactttggaaattatacttttaaaagaaattttagaataaattatatatttacttgtatcttttctttttaccattttaaataaaaataaataaatttataataaacctaattttttttagtggtataattttaaaataaataaataattaaaattttataagtaGGCTAGTTTATCTTATATTTTGCAAAATGTTTGTACGAGTCAAATATTAGTATTTACTACATGTTTAATATAAGAGTTTTATAAGGTGTTTAAGTGTgagaaatattataaattatgataATTTAAGTGTGATTATTGTAATATTTACTAGAGtgaaaatttaatatatgaataatataaatatatatggtGTGATTTATCATTGTTTAATTCTTTAAATACATAAAGATGATAATATTTAAGTTGTCATGACAAAGTCAACCATGTGCGTATATAATTGTAAGCACACCAACtcatttctaaaaaataaaaaaaagtaattaaaaaataataattaattaatacaaatGCAAATAGAAATAAATCTTGGATATACTTATTAATGTATATTGTATATAGATATCTAGTATGACATTATAGTATAATGTGTCCGTGTATATTAATACCTACTAATATTGTtaccctattttttttttatgagtatATGGAGATGgatatttaagataatattataACAAGGTTTGTAGGGTTAAACATAGAAATCCattgaaaaaaatatcttaGTTTAAAGATCTAAATCATGTATATCAAAACATTAAATGGTGTGATTTATCATTGTGTTGATTCTTTAAATACATAAACATGATAATATTTAAGTAGTCATGTAAGCAGACCAACTCATTTCTGaggaaaaaaacaaaagtaactcatttatgaaaaaaaaaataaaaaaaaataagttgtacatgatattaaaaaataataattaattaatacaaatGCCAATAGAAATAAATCTTATAtacttattaatattaatgtatattGTATATAGATATCTAGTATGACATTATAGTATAATGTCTTCGTGTATCTTAATAACTACTAATATCATATAAATCTTGGATATACTTATTAATGTATATTGTATATAGATATCTAGTATGACATTATAGTATAATGTGTTTGTGTATCTTAATAGCTACTAATATCgttatcctttttttttatgagtatATGGAGATGAATATTAAGATAATGTTATAACAATGTAAGATTAAGCATAGAAATCCATTGGAAAAAATATCTTAGTTTAAATCATGATCTAAATCATGTATATCAAAACATTAAGATGTaagaaatcataaaaaaaaattgtacgtaaaattattataaagtaAATGCAACGAAGcattattattataaagtaAGTGCAACATAGCATTCTCGcacaaaaaaaaaggagaatgaaTTTTCAAAGATGTTTGTATGAGTCAAATATTAGTATTTACTACAGATTTAATATAAGAGTTTCATAAGGTGTTTAAGTGTgagaaatattataaattatgataATTTAAGTGTGATATTGTAATATTTACTAGAGtgaaaatttaatatatgaatATGGTGTGATTTATCATTGTATTAATTCTTTAAATACATAACATGATAATATTTAAGTAGTCATGTCAACCATGTGCATACAAGTCATttctgagaaaaaaaaaacaaaagtaagATGTAcatgatattaaaaaataataattaattaatacaaatGTAAATAGAAATAAATCTTGGACCTACTTATTaatgtatattatatatagatatCTAGTATGAGTATACACCTACTAATATCTTTGTCCTATTTTTTGTCATGAGTATATGGGGATTGATATTTAGAGGTGTAGGGTTAAGCATAGAACATTAAGATTAAGATGtaagaaactataaaaaaaaataagtgtacataaaattattataaaggaAATGCAaggaattattattattattattattattattattattattattattattattattattattattattattattattattattattattattattattataaaagtaagTGCAACATAGCATTCTCGCACACAAAAAGGAGAAGATGTTTGTATGAGTCAAATATTAGTATTTACTACATATTTAATATAAGAGTTTCATAAGATGTTTAAGTGTgagaaatattataaattatgataATTTAAGTGTGATTATTGTAATATTTTCTAGagtaaaaatttaatatatgaataatataaatatatatatatatatatatatatatgatgtgATTTATCATTGTGTTGATTCTTTAAATACATAAAGATGATAATATTTAAGTAGACATGACAAAGTCGTACTTATATAATTGAAAgtctgagaaaaaaaaaaagagtaagttgtacctgattaattaatgttaattggacaataaattatgaaaaatgaCAACATTCGATTCAattctattttattaaaaaaaaacttcaaaataaaTCATATACACAAACACAATAATTATTTACTTTTGAACCCAAACAATAGGAATTTTCAACTTACAATACACAAAGTTATGCTTGGAGTT
Proteins encoded in this region:
- the LOC137832663 gene encoding equilibrative nucleotide transporter 3-like isoform X2, translating into MDARDYCGATKKPEGKYEAMTICFILGIGSLVSWNSMLTIGDYYYTLFPKYHPARVLTLVYQPFAIGTMIILAYYESKINTRKRNLAGFTLFFISIFFVLVVDLATSGKGGIGPYIGICVLAACFGIADAQVEGGMVGELCFMCPEFIQSYLAGLAASGALISVLRMVTKAAFEKSNNGLRKGAILFLAISSFIELVCIFLYAIYFTKLPIVKYYRSKAALEGSKTVAADLAAAGISTKTKDQGGDDDKQQERLSNKRLFLENLDYAVDIFFIYAVTLSIFPGFLYENTGTHGLGTCKIWCARMDDFSHLLSGTHQWLSHCVCSYCGTKRLQGSRAECFG